A single Thermaerobacter sp. FW80 DNA region contains:
- a CDS encoding SpoIIE family protein phosphatase has translation MTRLAVGFARLRSWMAGLPPWAGAALLVWLAGRVQPGGLPSPLVLPLALAVLTMAPRLGWWTVAVGMAGAVGAGAVYGAAVLGTTALLVRGVQRGLSRAAGSTHRAPVEGAEAMGTPPSPLPAASWRLLDGAAAGAVLLSGALWAWPRTALGWELDRLAGLAVTAVLVLVALPWMRQAVAVGIPLLPRLPVALDPLAAGPPVVSARQGRRALALLAVLATGGLDGVRLLGVDAAAALRGMAVLVAAHVGGAPAGALVGTAAGVLGLLGGQGSLAGLAWLAMAGTAAGLLQRYGQGAAIGGFVLATAVVCGALPTPAAAAQLVAGSLAALALYAAASAAGWPARLARRLAATWPGPASAAASGPAPPIGVGAAPGAAPPAADTGPRRHAAPGGGTGGGPAAPADPHGHAVAQGGFGPAAIPDAPGGAVPAGWASPGGDGGWAGPVAPTAETAGAPPWAAVLSELARLVEPDPSAWDPREQVAELINDVARQRCQRCPMARTCWRDEFPITYQAFFDLLAAHERGEGFRPDVVPVPLRNRCPRLPAIAQALAEGLAVLRVEMRWRRRLDRHQRLMARQLREVAELVARGAGRPAAPRRPGWRYGMRVGVARTPKDGRWVSGDGYLCRAFADGGRMVLAISDGMGSGRTAAQESRRVLQLLERMLDAGLDAAPAVRLLDTALALRDRESYTTVDLATLDLDRGRIEFVKVGAAPSFVRRARDVQVVAQAAPPAGSVEVGEVPSVVGVLEPGDLVVLISDGVLAAFGDVEAGTAWIRGFLAGVEDDDPRRVAARIVKEALRRSGDRAPDDITVVTGKLLPRAQAAAAGIRLGAGGLR, from the coding sequence ATGACCCGCCTGGCGGTGGGATTCGCCCGGCTCCGGTCCTGGATGGCCGGGCTTCCCCCTTGGGCGGGGGCCGCCCTGCTGGTCTGGCTGGCCGGCCGCGTGCAGCCCGGCGGGCTGCCGTCGCCGTTGGTCCTCCCCCTGGCGCTGGCCGTCCTGACCATGGCGCCGCGCCTGGGGTGGTGGACGGTGGCGGTGGGGATGGCCGGCGCGGTGGGGGCCGGGGCCGTCTACGGGGCGGCGGTGCTGGGCACCACGGCCCTGTTGGTGCGGGGCGTGCAGCGTGGGCTTTCCCGGGCGGCCGGATCGACCCACCGCGCCCCGGTGGAGGGGGCTGAGGCGATGGGGACCCCGCCTTCGCCGCTGCCCGCCGCGTCCTGGCGCCTCCTGGACGGTGCCGCAGCCGGCGCGGTCCTGCTGTCGGGCGCCCTCTGGGCCTGGCCCCGCACGGCCCTCGGGTGGGAGCTGGACCGGCTGGCCGGCCTGGCGGTGACGGCCGTGCTGGTGCTCGTCGCCTTGCCCTGGATGCGCCAGGCCGTGGCCGTGGGGATCCCGTTGCTGCCGCGGCTGCCGGTGGCCTTGGACCCCCTCGCGGCGGGGCCGCCCGTGGTCAGCGCCCGGCAGGGCCGGCGGGCCCTGGCGTTGCTGGCCGTGCTGGCCACCGGCGGGCTGGATGGGGTCCGGCTGCTGGGGGTCGACGCGGCCGCGGCCCTGCGCGGCATGGCGGTGCTGGTGGCCGCCCACGTGGGCGGAGCCCCCGCCGGCGCCCTGGTGGGGACCGCGGCTGGCGTGCTGGGGCTGCTGGGTGGGCAGGGATCCCTGGCGGGGCTGGCCTGGCTGGCCATGGCCGGCACGGCCGCGGGCCTGCTGCAGCGGTATGGGCAGGGCGCGGCCATCGGCGGGTTCGTCCTGGCCACGGCGGTGGTGTGCGGCGCCCTGCCGACCCCCGCCGCCGCGGCGCAGCTGGTGGCCGGGAGCCTGGCCGCCCTCGCCCTGTATGCGGCGGCCAGCGCCGCGGGCTGGCCGGCCCGGCTGGCCCGGCGGCTTGCGGCGACGTGGCCCGGGCCCGCTAGCGCTGCTGCCAGCGGCCCGGCGCCACCCATCGGCGTCGGCGCCGCGCCCGGGGCGGCGCCCCCGGCCGCCGACACCGGCCCCCGGCGGCACGCCGCCCCCGGTGGGGGGACGGGCGGGGGGCCGGCGGCCCCGGCCGATCCCCACGGCCATGCCGTCGCCCAGGGCGGCTTCGGGCCGGCGGCCATCCCGGATGCCCCGGGCGGGGCGGTGCCCGCGGGATGGGCGTCCCCCGGGGGCGATGGCGGATGGGCCGGGCCGGTCGCCCCGACCGCCGAGACGGCCGGCGCACCTCCCTGGGCCGCCGTGTTGAGCGAGCTGGCGCGTCTCGTCGAGCCCGACCCCAGCGCGTGGGATCCGCGGGAGCAGGTGGCGGAGCTGATCAACGACGTGGCCCGCCAGCGGTGCCAGCGGTGTCCCATGGCCCGCACCTGTTGGCGGGACGAGTTCCCCATCACCTACCAGGCCTTCTTCGACCTCCTGGCCGCCCACGAGCGCGGGGAGGGGTTCCGTCCGGACGTGGTGCCGGTGCCGCTGCGGAACCGTTGTCCGCGGTTGCCCGCCATCGCCCAGGCGCTGGCCGAGGGCCTCGCAGTCCTGCGGGTCGAGATGCGGTGGCGGCGGCGCCTGGATCGGCACCAGCGGCTGATGGCGCGGCAGCTGCGGGAGGTGGCCGAGCTGGTGGCCCGCGGGGCGGGTCGCCCCGCCGCCCCGCGTCGTCCCGGGTGGCGCTACGGGATGCGGGTCGGCGTGGCGCGCACGCCCAAGGACGGCCGCTGGGTCTCCGGCGACGGCTACCTCTGCCGCGCCTTCGCCGACGGGGGGCGGATGGTGCTGGCCATCAGCGACGGCATGGGGTCGGGACGGACGGCGGCCCAGGAGTCGCGGCGCGTCCTGCAGCTCTTGGAGCGCATGCTGGACGCGGGCCTCGACGCCGCCCCGGCGGTCCGCCTGCTGGACACCGCCCTGGCCCTGCGCGACCGCGAGAGCTACACGACGGTGGACCTGGCGACCCTGGATCTCGACCGCGGGCGGATCGAGTTCGTGAAGGTCGGCGCCGCGCCCAGCTTCGTCCGCCGGGCGCGGGACGTCCAGGTGGTCGCCCAGGCCGCGCCGCCCGCCGGGTCCGTGGAGGTCGGCGAGGTGCCATCGGTCGTCGGCGTCCTCGAACCCGGTGACCTGGTGGTGCTGATCTCCGACGGGGTCCTGGCCGCCTTCGGCGACGTGGAGGCGGGCACGGCCTGGATCCGCGGCTTCCTGGCCGGGGTGGAGGACGACGACCCGCGCCGGGTGGCCGCCCGCATCGTCAAGGAGGCCCTGCGGCGCTCGGGCGACCGCGCCCCCGATGACATCACCGTGGTCACCGGCAAACTCTTGCCGCGGGCGCAGGCGGCCGCGGCGGGCATCCGCCTGGGCGCCGGCGGCCTGCGGTAG
- the tilS gene encoding tRNA lysidine(34) synthetase TilS, whose translation MDTSPRFPRHPMAGPASMPGEAAKAAPGAAGDGGTASPARSTPPGTDPGAPSSGAADQGGADDLLADVLAAIRRHRLLEPGQRVLVAVSGGRDSMVLLDCLWRLRASLALDALGVAHVDHGLRPESAADARWVAEQAAGRGLPFLLRRVRIARGRWSLEEAARAARYRALVDMAAEFGAHRVALAHHAGDQAETVLLRLLAGAGLHGLAGMRPRRGRFVRPLLAVTPDRLAAYAAARGLSWRDDPTNRDLAIRRNRVRHRLLPLLEAEFNPRVIPTLARVASALAAEADRLARRTRALEVRLGVETGRGWACRVGDLGRLAPADQRRLLQAAYHRRTGRPLPWVHCEAVRELAQRAAAGGGDEGPVHLPGGWQARCDGTWLWLEPVPRHAAGAGLAGGPAAAATGSGDPGGRPSHQAPVAGTPGPTAGGDGTGPEAADRRSAGRAGVDRGPGPAGATAPAEAPATEPAAMAAMRLPVPGAVPLGCGLWLRARWLEGEAARAARDAVLAAAEAADARRGDRAGARFAFRALMGWPVAEAPDGGPRAASGAAGAAAAPEDGGDRRAGEAVRPVLLVRPPRPGETLQPLGARGRRPVERLYRTAVRRGDLYVIDPQRGTGAILPPWLVVVGDPGATGRDDGEDGGPEPQGRGRAGAGDGSPQGTILWLVGVRVAEAGRVRPDAERLLSLEVTARLPREADGPRHPDPTGSAGDGRARPTARDEAWRGMAAPNPPCYNEGAFAGKQEA comes from the coding sequence ATGGACACCTCCCCCCGGTTCCCACGCCATCCCATGGCAGGGCCCGCGTCGATGCCCGGGGAGGCCGCCAAGGCGGCCCCCGGGGCAGCGGGCGATGGCGGGACGGCGTCGCCGGCCCGCTCCACCCCGCCCGGGACGGACCCCGGGGCGCCGTCGTCCGGGGCCGCCGACCAAGGGGGTGCCGACGACCTCCTCGCCGACGTCCTCGCCGCCATCCGCCGCCACCGCCTGCTGGAGCCGGGCCAGCGCGTCCTGGTGGCCGTCTCCGGCGGGCGCGACTCCATGGTGCTGCTGGATTGCCTGTGGCGCCTGCGGGCGTCCCTGGCCCTGGACGCCCTGGGCGTCGCCCACGTCGACCACGGCCTGCGCCCCGAGTCCGCGGCCGACGCCCGCTGGGTGGCGGAGCAGGCCGCGGGCCGCGGCCTCCCCTTCTTGCTGCGCCGGGTGCGCATCGCCCGCGGGCGCTGGTCGCTGGAAGAGGCGGCGCGGGCGGCGCGCTATCGGGCCCTGGTCGACATGGCCGCGGAATTCGGCGCCCACCGGGTGGCGCTGGCCCATCACGCGGGCGACCAGGCGGAGACCGTGCTCCTCCGGCTGCTGGCGGGAGCGGGCCTGCACGGCCTGGCCGGCATGCGTCCCCGGCGCGGGCGGTTCGTCCGGCCGCTGCTGGCGGTGACCCCGGACCGGCTGGCCGCCTATGCCGCCGCCCGCGGGCTGTCCTGGCGCGACGACCCGACGAACCGCGACCTGGCCATCCGCCGCAACCGCGTCCGCCACCGGCTGCTGCCCCTGCTGGAGGCGGAGTTCAATCCCCGGGTGATCCCCACCCTGGCCCGGGTGGCATCGGCGCTGGCGGCCGAGGCGGATCGGCTCGCCCGCCGGACCCGGGCCCTGGAGGTTCGCCTGGGCGTCGAGACCGGGCGCGGCTGGGCGTGTCGCGTGGGCGACCTGGGGCGCCTGGCGCCGGCGGACCAGCGGCGGCTGCTGCAGGCCGCCTACCATCGGCGGACGGGCCGTCCCCTGCCCTGGGTCCACTGCGAGGCCGTGCGGGAGCTTGCGCAACGGGCCGCGGCGGGGGGCGGGGACGAGGGTCCCGTCCACCTGCCCGGGGGGTGGCAGGCCCGCTGCGACGGCACGTGGTTGTGGCTCGAGCCGGTGCCGCGTCATGCTGCCGGTGCCGGGCTCGCTGGCGGGCCGGCTGCGGCCGCCACCGGATCGGGGGACCCGGGGGGTCGCCCAAGTCACCAAGCGCCGGTGGCGGGGACGCCCGGGCCGACGGCCGGCGGAGACGGGACGGGGCCGGAGGCGGCGGACCGCCGGTCGGCGGGGCGGGCGGGCGTCGACCGGGGGCCGGGTCCTGCCGGGGCGACGGCACCCGCGGAGGCACCGGCGACGGAGCCGGCCGCGATGGCGGCGATGCGCCTGCCCGTGCCGGGGGCCGTGCCCCTGGGCTGCGGCCTGTGGCTGCGGGCGCGGTGGCTGGAGGGCGAGGCGGCGAGGGCGGCGCGCGACGCGGTCCTCGCCGCGGCGGAGGCGGCGGATGCCCGGCGGGGCGACCGGGCGGGGGCCCGCTTCGCCTTTCGCGCCCTGATGGGGTGGCCCGTCGCCGAGGCGCCCGACGGCGGACCGCGCGCGGCTTCGGGGGCGGCAGGGGCTGCCGCGGCCCCCGAGGACGGCGGCGACCGGAGGGCCGGCGAGGCGGTGCGCCCGGTGCTGCTGGTGCGCCCTCCGCGCCCCGGCGAGACCCTGCAGCCCCTGGGCGCCCGGGGGCGCCGACCGGTGGAGCGGCTCTACCGGACCGCCGTCCGCCGGGGGGATCTGTACGTGATCGATCCCCAGCGGGGCACGGGGGCGATCCTGCCGCCGTGGCTCGTGGTGGTCGGCGACCCGGGGGCGACGGGACGGGACGACGGGGAGGACGGCGGGCCCGAGCCCCAGGGGCGGGGGCGAGCCGGGGCGGGGGACGGGAGCCCGCAGGGGACGATCCTGTGGCTGGTGGGGGTGCGGGTCGCGGAGGCGGGCCGCGTTCGTCCCGATGCCGAGCGCCTGTTGAGCCTCGAGGTGACGGCCCGGCTGCCCCGGGAAGCGGACGGGCCGCGTCACCCCGACCCGACCGGGTCGGCCGGGGACGGGCGGGCGCGCCCGACGGCGCGGGACGAGGCCTGGCGCGGAATGGCGGCGCCAAACCCACCGTGTTATAATGAGGGCGCCTTTGCGGGCAAGCAGGAGGCGTGA
- the ftsH gene encoding ATP-dependent zinc metalloprotease FtsH, with protein sequence MKPNRILKNVLFYVILFFFVIAIVQRLSPVTPEVQHIPTGDLLEKIDQGQVERLVYDENRRVVTGQLQDGTRFRANVPELNLETIREWRAKGVEVDTRPVEETPWWTTLLTNLLPMVLVVAVLLFILQQTQGTGSRVMQFGKSRARLHQPDEKRRITFDDVAGYEEVKEELKEIVDYLKNPRRYIELGARIPKGVLLYGPPGTGKTHMARAVAGEAGVPFYYISGSDFVEMFVGVGASRVRDLFEQAKRNAPAIVFIDEIDAVGRQRGAGYGGGHDEREQTLNQLLVEMDGFGTNEGIIVMAATNRPDVLDPALLRPGRFDRQIVIDRPDLVAREAILKVHTRSKPLAPDVDLALLARRTPGFTGADLENLVNEAALLAARRRKKQIDMQDFEDAIDRIVGGGPERRTRVMSEKEKQRVAYHEAGHALVAKLLPNTDPVHKISIIPRGAALGYVMQLPTEDRYLITRQEILDRVTMALAGRAAEELVFGEVSTGAQDDLEKSTKMVRRMITEFGMSDELGPMTFGHKMDAPFLGRDLIRERNYSEEVAAAIDRGISEIINDCYERALRLLREHRDKLERIAQTLLEKETIQAEELDDLLRDEADEPAAAAGEKAS encoded by the coding sequence ATGAAGCCGAACCGCATCCTGAAGAACGTGCTGTTCTACGTCATCTTGTTCTTCTTCGTCATCGCCATCGTCCAGCGCCTGAGCCCGGTGACCCCCGAAGTCCAGCACATCCCCACCGGCGATCTGTTGGAGAAGATCGATCAGGGACAGGTCGAGCGCCTCGTCTACGACGAGAACCGCCGGGTGGTGACCGGTCAGCTGCAGGACGGGACCCGGTTCCGCGCCAACGTGCCCGAGCTGAACCTGGAGACCATCCGCGAGTGGCGCGCCAAGGGCGTGGAGGTCGACACCCGCCCCGTCGAGGAGACCCCCTGGTGGACCACCCTCCTGACCAACCTCCTGCCGATGGTCCTGGTGGTGGCCGTCCTCCTGTTCATCCTGCAGCAGACCCAGGGCACGGGCAGCCGCGTGATGCAGTTCGGCAAGAGCCGCGCCCGCCTGCACCAGCCCGACGAGAAGCGCCGCATCACCTTCGACGACGTGGCGGGCTACGAAGAGGTCAAGGAAGAGCTCAAGGAGATCGTCGACTACCTGAAGAACCCGCGCCGCTACATCGAGCTGGGTGCGCGGATCCCCAAGGGCGTGTTGCTGTACGGCCCGCCGGGCACGGGCAAGACCCACATGGCGCGGGCGGTGGCGGGCGAGGCGGGCGTGCCCTTCTACTACATCAGCGGCTCGGACTTCGTCGAGATGTTCGTCGGCGTCGGCGCCTCGCGGGTGCGGGACCTGTTCGAGCAGGCGAAGCGCAACGCGCCGGCCATCGTCTTCATCGACGAGATCGACGCCGTGGGGCGGCAGCGCGGCGCGGGCTACGGCGGCGGCCACGACGAGCGCGAGCAGACGCTGAACCAGCTCCTGGTCGAGATGGACGGCTTCGGCACCAACGAGGGCATCATCGTCATGGCCGCCACGAACCGGCCCGATGTCCTGGACCCGGCCCTGCTGCGGCCGGGCCGGTTCGACCGCCAGATCGTGATCGACCGGCCCGACCTGGTGGCGCGGGAGGCGATCCTCAAGGTCCACACGCGGTCCAAGCCCCTGGCGCCGGACGTGGACCTGGCCCTGCTGGCGCGGCGCACGCCGGGCTTCACCGGGGCCGACCTGGAGAACCTGGTCAACGAGGCGGCGCTGCTGGCCGCGCGGCGGCGGAAGAAGCAGATCGACATGCAGGACTTCGAGGACGCCATCGACCGCATCGTCGGCGGCGGGCCGGAGCGCAGGACGCGGGTCATGAGCGAGAAGGAGAAGCAGCGGGTCGCCTACCACGAGGCCGGTCACGCCCTGGTGGCCAAGCTGTTGCCCAACACCGACCCGGTGCACAAGATCTCCATCATCCCGCGCGGGGCGGCCCTCGGCTACGTGATGCAGCTGCCCACGGAGGACCGCTACCTGATCACCCGCCAGGAGATCCTGGACCGGGTGACCATGGCGCTGGCGGGGCGGGCGGCCGAGGAGCTGGTCTTCGGCGAGGTGAGCACCGGCGCCCAGGACGACCTGGAGAAGTCCACGAAGATGGTGCGCCGGATGATCACCGAGTTCGGCATGAGTGACGAGCTGGGGCCGATGACCTTCGGCCACAAGATGGACGCCCCCTTCCTCGGCCGCGACCTGATCCGCGAGCGCAACTACAGCGAGGAAGTGGCGGCGGCCATCGACCGCGGCATCAGCGAGATCATCAACGACTGCTACGAGCGGGCGCTGCGGCTGCTGCGCGAGCACCGCGACAAGCTGGAGCGGATCGCCCAGACCCTGCTGGAGAAGGAGACCATCCAGGCCGAGGAGCTGGACGACTTGCTGCGCGACGAGGCGGACGAACCGGCCGCGGCCGCGGGCGAGAAGGCCTCCTGA
- a CDS encoding CCA tRNA nucleotidyltransferase, producing the protein MEQGRATPQREEKLRRRQRERQRLEATRRTLGRLLAIARRCRTGEEFARALTDLWSQESRFAPDGAAGRAPDGAAAAAFRTLAAVPVAERPAELARRFDRLVPAAVREVLARLHERGHAAFLVGGCVRDLLMARPPKDWDVATSARPEEVRRIFPRTIPTGIEHGTVTVRSRGLSVEVTTFRREAGYSDHRHPDRVEFTDDLRADLERRDLTINAMAVDAQGRLHDPLGGLADLEEGVVRAVGDPEARFREDALRLLRVVRFAARFGYRVERRTEAALARCAPLIRHVSWERIREEMSGLLVSPRPAWGLELLRTSGLLEPIWPELLEGVGVPQNVHHAYTVWEHNLLACQYTPPVLRLRLAGLLHDVAKPRTVSVDERGQRHFYHHEVVGADMARGMLRRLRYDNDTVRHVAHLVRHHLALHHYPGMTDAAIRRLIQRIGFDYLEDLIILRVADRAASGTKRAPISRGALRLLTRMERILEQDAAFSLHDLAVDGHDVMAATGLGPGPAIGWILRQLLEEVLDDPSRNRRDWLMERAAALREEAEAQAAGQRRASTTAGGG; encoded by the coding sequence ATGGAGCAGGGGCGCGCCACGCCCCAACGCGAGGAGAAGCTGCGCCGCCGGCAGCGGGAGCGCCAGCGGCTGGAGGCGACGCGCCGGACGCTGGGGCGGCTCCTGGCCATCGCCCGCCGCTGCCGCACCGGCGAGGAGTTCGCCCGGGCGCTGACGGACCTCTGGTCCCAGGAATCCCGCTTCGCCCCGGACGGGGCCGCGGGCCGGGCGCCGGACGGCGCCGCGGCCGCGGCCTTCCGCACCCTGGCGGCCGTGCCGGTGGCGGAGCGGCCCGCCGAGCTGGCGCGCCGGTTCGACCGCCTGGTGCCGGCCGCCGTGCGCGAGGTGCTGGCGCGGCTCCACGAGCGCGGCCACGCCGCCTTCCTGGTGGGCGGCTGCGTGCGCGACCTGCTGATGGCGCGGCCGCCCAAGGACTGGGACGTCGCCACCTCGGCGCGGCCCGAGGAGGTGCGCCGGATCTTCCCCCGCACCATCCCGACGGGCATCGAGCACGGCACCGTGACCGTGCGCAGCCGCGGCCTCAGCGTCGAGGTGACCACCTTCCGCCGGGAGGCCGGCTACAGCGACCACCGGCACCCCGACCGCGTCGAGTTCACCGATGACCTGCGGGCCGACCTGGAGCGCCGCGATCTCACCATCAACGCCATGGCCGTCGACGCCCAGGGCCGGCTCCACGACCCCCTGGGCGGTCTCGCCGACCTCGAGGAGGGCGTGGTGCGCGCCGTCGGCGACCCCGAGGCGCGCTTCCGGGAGGACGCCCTGCGGCTGCTGCGCGTGGTGCGCTTCGCCGCCCGCTTCGGGTACCGGGTGGAGCGGCGCACCGAGGCGGCCCTGGCCCGCTGCGCCCCCTTGATCCGCCACGTCTCGTGGGAGCGCATCCGCGAGGAGATGTCCGGCCTGCTGGTCAGCCCGCGGCCGGCGTGGGGCCTGGAGCTGCTGCGGACCAGCGGGCTGCTGGAGCCCATCTGGCCCGAGCTTTTGGAAGGCGTCGGCGTGCCCCAGAACGTCCACCACGCCTACACCGTGTGGGAACACAACCTCCTGGCGTGCCAGTACACCCCGCCCGTGCTGCGCCTGCGCCTGGCGGGCCTGCTGCACGACGTGGCCAAGCCGCGCACCGTGTCCGTCGACGAGCGGGGCCAGCGCCACTTCTACCACCATGAGGTGGTGGGCGCCGACATGGCCCGCGGCATGCTGCGGCGCCTGCGGTACGACAACGACACCGTGCGGCACGTGGCCCACCTGGTGCGCCATCACCTGGCGCTGCACCACTACCCCGGCATGACCGACGCGGCCATCCGCCGGCTGATCCAGCGCATCGGCTTCGACTACCTGGAGGACCTGATCATCCTGCGGGTGGCGGACCGCGCGGCCTCGGGCACCAAGCGGGCCCCCATCTCCCGCGGCGCCCTGCGGCTGCTGACCCGCATGGAGAGGATCCTCGAGCAGGACGCCGCCTTCAGCCTCCACGACCTGGCCGTCGACGGCCACGACGTCATGGCCGCCACGGGCCTCGGCCCAGGTCCGGCCATCGGCTGGATCCTCCGCCAGCTGTTGGAGGAGGTGCTGGACGACCCCAGCCGCAACCGCCGCGACTGGCTGATGGAGCGGGCGGCCGCCTTGCGCGAGGAGGCGGAGGCCCAGGCGGCAGGCCAGCGGCGGGCGAGCACGACGGCGGGCGGTGGCTAG
- a CDS encoding Xaa-Pro peptidase family protein, with the protein MDGRTNRQAAEPEGTGRHGARLAALQQRMAAAGVDLVVLTPGTSWWYLTGVGLLASRLALFFVPRQGEPAWVVPRLEAERVARSPLATALGLAPERVCTYADGDDPAPAVARAAALATAGLGGPPRVAAMEERVARLFEWHAARGGLPGVAWQAAEPLLAALRARKDPAEVAAIRRAAELVETALGHGSASVQPGYRESQIAREIEKALRELGTRSPFGIHVASGPRSAVPHAETSDRMLQPGDLVWIDVGAEVDGYAADITRTFLLPGGDPTAAARKAEIYRVCYQAQAAARAAARPGVRARDVDAAARQRIAQAGFGPYFTHRTGHGLGLDVHEAPDIAPGDDTVLEPGMVFTVEPGIYLPGIGGVRIEDDLLITDDGAVSLTRYRRWLAPGPEPPEPAGPSASRSAADVPDPGRSVAGGRGAEGR; encoded by the coding sequence GTGGACGGGCGGACGAACCGGCAGGCGGCGGAGCCCGAGGGCACCGGGCGCCACGGCGCCCGGTTGGCGGCGCTGCAGCAGCGGATGGCGGCGGCCGGCGTCGACCTGGTGGTCCTGACACCGGGCACCAGCTGGTGGTATCTGACCGGGGTCGGGCTGCTGGCCAGCCGGCTGGCGCTCTTCTTCGTCCCGCGGCAAGGCGAGCCGGCATGGGTGGTGCCGCGGCTGGAGGCGGAGCGGGTGGCCCGGTCGCCGCTGGCCACGGCGCTGGGCCTGGCGCCCGAGCGGGTGTGCACGTACGCCGACGGCGACGATCCCGCCCCCGCCGTTGCCAGGGCCGCGGCCCTGGCAACGGCGGGGCTGGGCGGGCCGCCGCGGGTGGCCGCCATGGAGGAGCGGGTGGCGCGCCTCTTCGAGTGGCACGCGGCCCGCGGCGGCCTGCCAGGCGTCGCCTGGCAGGCCGCCGAGCCGCTGCTGGCCGCCCTGCGGGCCCGCAAGGACCCGGCGGAGGTGGCCGCCATCCGGCGGGCGGCGGAGCTGGTGGAGACCGCCCTGGGCCACGGCAGCGCCTCCGTCCAGCCCGGGTACCGGGAGAGCCAGATCGCCCGGGAGATCGAGAAGGCCCTGCGGGAGCTGGGCACCCGCAGCCCCTTCGGCATCCACGTGGCGTCGGGTCCCCGCTCCGCCGTCCCCCACGCCGAGACCAGCGACCGGATGCTGCAGCCGGGCGACCTGGTGTGGATCGACGTGGGGGCCGAGGTCGACGGCTACGCCGCCGACATCACCCGTACCTTCCTCCTACCCGGCGGCGATCCCACCGCGGCGGCCCGCAAGGCGGAGATCTACCGGGTGTGCTACCAGGCCCAGGCGGCGGCGCGCGCCGCCGCCCGGCCGGGGGTGCGCGCCCGCGACGTGGACGCGGCGGCCCGCCAGCGGATCGCCCAGGCGGGCTTCGGGCCCTACTTCACCCACCGCACCGGTCACGGGCTGGGCCTGGACGTCCACGAGGCGCCCGACATCGCCCCCGGCGACGACACCGTCCTCGAGCCGGGCATGGTGTTCACCGTCGAACCCGGCATCTACCTGCCGGGCATCGGCGGCGTCCGCATCGAAGACGACCTGTTGATCACCGACGACGGCGCCGTCAGCTTGACCCGCTACCGCCGCTGGCTGGCGCCGGGGCCGGAGCCCCCGGAGCCGGCGGGGCCATCGGCGTCGCGATCCGCGGCCGACGTCCCGGACCCGGGCCGCTCCGTCGCCGGCGGTCGGGGGGCGGAGGGCCGGTGA